The following are from one region of the Bactrocera oleae isolate idBacOlea1 chromosome 6, idBacOlea1, whole genome shotgun sequence genome:
- the park gene encoding E3 ubiquitin-protein ligase parkin, whose protein sequence is MSFLIQLIQSFIQKMLALLSFGQKTITSSLSIYIKTNTGRTLAVNLEPQWDIKNVKEIVAPQLGLQPEEVKIIFAGKELSDATTIQECDLGQQSILHAIRSRPQPQRQRLQFTVMEEEPQDVMNISTSTGRATPSPPEEPSKPLCETLVDLQLLSEERINITEEDRQRTKAHFFVHCAQCNKLCKGKLRVRCSLCKGGAFTVHRDPECWDDVLKPRRITGHCESKEIACFDNETGDPPYTEFYFKCSEHVSGGEKDFAAPLNLIKINIKDVPCLACTEVSETVLVFPCESKHVTCLDCFEQYCRSRLSERQFMPHPDIGYTLPCPAGCESSFIEEIHHFKLLSREEYARYQRFATEEYVLQAGGVLCPQPGCGMGLLVEPECKKITCQNGCGYVFCRNCLQGYHLGDCLPEGTSTNSSGSCEYSVDPNRAAEARWDEASKVTIKVMTKPCPKCRTPTERDGGCMHMVCTRAGCGFEWCWICQTEWTRDCMGAHWFG, encoded by the exons ATGAGCTTCTTAATTCAACTCATACaaagttttatacaaaaaatgctTGCGCTTTTATCGTTTGGCCAAAAAACCATTACAAGCagtttaagtatatatattaaaaccaACACAGGACGAACTTTAGCTGTGAATTTAGAACCACAGTGGgacataaaaaatgttaaggAAATTGTTGCACCGCAATTGGGTTTGCAACCCGAAGAAGTAAAAATAATCTTCGCTGGTAAGGAATTGAGTGATGCAACAACCATTCAG GAATGTGATTTGGGCCAGCAAAGTATATTACACGCAATACGTAGTCGTCCTCAACCACAGCGACAACGCTTACAGTTCACAGTAATGGAGGAGGAGCCCCAAGATGTTATGAACATATCTACTTCTACTGGTAGAGCAACACCTTCGCCTCCAGAAGAACCTTCCAAACCTTTATGCGAAACATTAGTAGATTTACAGCTGCTGAGCGAAGAAcgcataaatattactgaagaAG ATCGTCAACGTACAAAGGCTCACTTTTTTGTGCATTGTGCCCAATGCAATAAGCTTTGTAAGGGGAAATTACGTGTTCGCTGCTCACTTTGTAAAGGAGGCGCATTTACGGTGCATCGTGATCCAGAATGTTGGGATGATGTATTGAAACCTCGACGCATAACTGGTCATTGTGAAAGCAAAGAAATTGCGTGCTTTGATAATGAAACGGGAGATCCGCCATAtactgaattttattttaaatgtagtGAGCATGTCTCTGGTGGAGAGAAGGATTTCGCTGCTCctttaaacttaattaaaattaatattaaagacGTACCGTGTTTGGCATGCACAGAAGttag TGAAACTGTTCTTGTCTTCCCCTGTGAATCGAAACATGTTACCTGCCTAGACTGTTTTGAGCAATATTGTCGTTCACGACTGTCCGAGAGACAATTTATGCCACATCCCGATATTGGGTATACGCTACCATGTCCAGCGGGATGCGAAAGCTCTTTCATAGAGGAGATTCATCACTTTAAGCTTTTGTCGCGAGAAGAATATGCCAGATATCAGCGTTTTGCAACGGAAGAATATGTATTGCAGGCTGGCGGTGTATTGTGCCCACAACCTGGCTGTGGCATGGGGTTATTAGTGGAACCAGAATGTAAGAAAATAACCTGTCAGAATGGCTGTGGC tatgtCTTTTGTCGTAATTGTTTGCAAGGATATCATTTAGGAGACTGCTTGCCAGAAGGTACAAGCACCAACTCCAGCGGTTCTTGTGAATATTCTGTGGAtccaaat cGTGCAGCTGAAGCTCGTTGGGACGAAGCGAGCAAAGTCACGATCAAAGTCATGACTAAGCCATGTCCAAAATGTCGCACACCTACAGAGCGAGATGGCGGTTGTATGCACATGGTGTGCACACGGGCCGGCTGTGGCTTCGAATGGTGCTGGATTTGCCAAACGGAATGGACTAGGGACTGCATGGGTGCACATTGGTTTGGATAA